CGACTTTCGTCCCTGCTCGACTTGTAGGTCTCGCAGTCAAGCTCCCTTCTGCCTTTACACTCTGCGAATGATTTCCAACCATTCTGAGGGAACCTTTGGGCGCCTCCGTTACCTTTTGGGAGGCGACCGCCCCAGTCAAACTGCCCGCCTGACACTGTCTCCGGACCGGATCACGGCCCTGGGTTAGAAGGTTCATACAGCCAGGGTGGTATCCCACGGGTGCCTCCACGTAAGCTGGCGCTCACGCTTCGATGGCTCCCACCTATCCTGTACAAGCTGTACAAACATTCAATATCAGGCTACAGTAAAGCTCCACGGGGTCTTTCCGTCCTGTCGCGGGTAATGCGCATCTTCACGCATCGTATAATTTCACCGGGTCTCTCGTTGAGACAGTGCCCAAGTCGTTGCACCTTTCGTGCGGGTCGGAACTTACCCGACAAGGAATTTCGCTACCTTAGGACCGTTATAGTTACGGCCGCCGTTCACTGGGGCTTCAGTTCTACGCTTCGTACCGAAGTACTAACGCTTCCCCTTTACCTTCCAGCACCGGGCAGGTGTCAGCCCCTATACTTCGCCTTTCGGCTTCGCAGAGACCTGTGTTTTTGCTAAACAGTCGCTTGGGCCTATTCACTGCGGCTCCTCCTACAAGGAGCACCCCTTCTCCCGAAGTTACGGGGTCATTTTGCCGAGTTCCTTAACGAGAGTTCTCCCGCTCACCTTAGGATTCTCTCCTCGCCTACCTGTGTCGGTTTGCGGTACGGGCACCTATGAGCTCACTAGAGGCTTTTCTTGGCAGTGTGAAATCCGGAACTTCGGTACTCATGTTCCCTCCCCGTCACAGCTTAGAATTATCGGACGGATTTTCCTATCCGACTCCCTTGCTGCTTGGGCGCACGCTTCCATCCGTGCGCTTTCCTTATCCTACTGCGTCCCCCCATCGCTCAAACACTCATGAGGTGGTACAGGAATATCTACCTGTTGTCCATCGCCTACGCCTTTCGGCCTCGGCTTAGGTCCCGACTAACCCTGAGAGGACGAGCCTTCCTCAGGAAACCTTAGGCTTTCGGTGAAAGAGATTCTCACTCTTTTTTCGCTACTCATACCGGCATTCTCACTTCAAAGCGCTCCACCAGTCCTCACGGTCTNTTAACTGTCTTTTGCGACAGCAACTTTTTTATTATACCATTTTGAAAAACGTTTGTCAAACATTTTTTATTTGACAATTTGTTAATCAAATTGGCGACTCTATTAATATACCATGCTGATCGATAGAAGTCAATACTTTTTAATGATTTTTTAATCGATCATTTTTATTTAGGTTATTGCTTACTCAAGCAACGATAATTAATTTACCATGTTTACACCTTGAAATCAAGACTTTTTTTATTGAAAGTTAATTTTTAGTGTTTATATAATTCAATATTTTATTCAAACTAGTGCTAAAATCTTTGAAATCTACATATAGACAGTAAGAATTGATTCATAAAGTGAATCTTTAATCAGCGGGGTTTCTTTTATCCTCAACTGATTGTTAGTACCGCAAGGATATGGCCTAAAAGCTTCTGAACAGAATCGACATTTGACTTGCAGTTGGCTCCTCCACCTAGTCTCTTGAGTTCACCTCATAGCATAGAATAACAGGTCTTACTTTCAGTTACATGTGGGATCAAAAAGCGGTAAAGCATACCACTTAAAAAGAACTCCTATTTTAACTGGAAACTGCTTCGTCATAAGGGAGTTGTTCGAAAAATGAATTTATCGTACATAAGAATGAATAATACGAAGTTAAACCGATGTAGTAAATAATTTTAATGTCTAAATCTACGCCAAAAATGGGAATCTAGCTACATATACTCTAAACAACGCTGCGTCAAACTTTTGATGCATGGACTAGCACTACCCTTGAAACAGGATAAACACCCATAGCAATACATCACACGAAGAAAAGCACTTTTTCTATGTGCGGTATATTGCGTACCTTAGCTTTCCTTGTCCTGTCACCCCAAAGAGTTTAGGAGCCGCTTCTCTTATAAAATTCGCAAAATAATAAGCAGATTTTCCAAATGAGAGAAATACGACTCCTTCCATTCGAATAAAGAAAACAGGCCTCTAAAACAGGAGGTTGCCGGCGCCTGAGCGGCAAGCCCGCTTTTAGGCCTTCCTTTAGATTCCAGCCAATGTTAACTTATCGTAGAAAAATAATCGATGTTTGCTGCAGATAAGAGCTTAAGGTAGACGACGAAACTACTTTAAAAAAAGATAACCGCCAAGTAAAAGCGGATATAAATTCCTAAACAAGAATAAAAACGAGAAACGCCTTGGTCTGCCCCGACAAGCACTGGAGCTCCGACAAGGAGGGTTCCCACGCCACAGGAGGAGTGAAGCAACCCCGAAGATCTAGGTGCTAGAGCTAGGTGTGGATGAACAAATTTTACAGTTTCCTAAACAATTTAAAAAAACAAAGGGACATTTAGAGTCTCCTTTGTCTTTAAAATGGTGTACCGTTTATTTATTTTTCATTTGCGGAAACAACAACACATCACGAATGGAAGCAGAATTCGTTAGGAGCATAACAAGCCGATCGACTCCTATGCCTAACCCACCAGTTGGCGGCATACCATATTCCAATGCCTCTATGAAATCCGTATCCATATAATGTGCTTCATCGTTTCCAGCTGCTCGTTCTTTAACCTGAGCTTCAAATCGTTCTTTTTGATCGATTGGGTCATTTAATTCACTAAACGCATTTGCATGTTCCCTTCCAACAATAAACAATTCAAAACGATCGGTAAAGCGCTCATCATCTTTGTTTTTCTTTGCAAGCGGAGAAATTTCTACTGGATGCCCATAAATAAATGTTGGTTGAATAAGTTCTTCTTCCACCAATTGCTCAAAAAATTCATTTACAATATGGCCATATGTCATCGTTTCTTTAATCTCCACATCATGCTCTTTAGCAAGCGCTCGTGCTTCTTCATCCGTCATTTGCTGCCAAAAATCTACTCCGGTTTTTTCTTTTACCGCATCAACCATATGCTTCCTCGTCCATTTTGGAGCTAGATCTATTTCGTAATCTCCATACGTTATCATAGTAGTACCTAACACTTCTTTAGCAATATGAGATATTAACTTTTCGGTTAATATCATAATGTCTTGAAAATCTGCATATGCCTCATACAACTCGATCATCGTGAATTCTGGGTTATGTCTTGTAGATACACCTTCATTACGAAACACTCTCCCAATTTCATACACCTTTTCTATACCGCCAACAACTAACCGTTTCAAATGCAGCTCAATAGCTATTCGCATATATAATGGAATATCTAAAGCGTTATGATGCGTTATAAATGGCCTTGCAGTTGCACCTCCAGGTATTCCGTGCAGCATCGGAGTTTCTACTTCTAAGAAACCTTGTCCATCTAAATAACGACGCATTGCTTGAATAATTTTACTCCTTAAAACAAAGGTTTCCTTACTTTCCATATTCATGATTAAATCTAAATAGCGTTGACGATAGCGCTGTTCGATGTCTTTTAAACCGTGATATTTCTCAGGTAATGGTCGCAATGCCTTGGTCAACAGCCGAAAATCATTAACTTTAACAGATAATTCGCCTACCTTTGTTTTAAACATGGTCCCTTTGACACCAACGATATCTCCCAAATCAATTGTTTTGAAAATCTCATATGCTGCCTCTCCTACTGTATCTTTACGCACATACAATTGAATTTGACCGCTAACATCTTGAATATGGGCAAAACCAGCTTTCCCTTTTCCACGCTTTGTCATGATTCGCCCTGCAATAGTCACTTCTTCTTCCTTACCCTCTAATTCCTCTTTCGTGTAGCGATCGTATAAATCTTTTAACTCACTTGCAACATGCGTCCGTGCAAACTTTCCACCAAACGGATCTATTCCTTGCGATTGTAATTGTTCCAATTTTTCTCTACGAACCCGCATATGTTCATTTAATTCCTCTGACACCATGATCACTCCAGTTCTTTTCTAATTAGGTAGTATAGCTGATTTACCCTCATCTTTCATGTATTAACTGTATAGAAAACAAATAAAAGAGCTGGCACCAATAAAATAATACATACTAACTAGGCAATCCTGAGAAAAGCCACCACATAGATTGCTTTCACTTTACTTGTAATGTGCAGCAAAGCTCCATCATTATTTCCATTTAAAAGCTCTGACATTGGTAAAAATCTGCCAGCAGAACTAACAGATTTAAACCTTTCACTTCCTTAAAGAGTATGAAATATTTTTAATACAAACTTCATGTTCACAGCAGATGAAGCAACTTCGATTAAGAAGCTTTTGGATCTTGCTCTAATTCATGAGCATACGTATATAAAATATTGAGTAATCCATCTCGAGTATCTACATCATTTATTTTTCGCCTTACTCTGCCATTACCACGTAACCCTTTCAAATACCAAGCTGCATGTTTGCGCATTTCCATAATTGCTATTTTTTCACCCTTCATATGAATTAGTCGATCCATATGAAGCGCACAAACATCTATTTTTTCCTTTGGAGTAGGATTACTAATTAAATCGCCCGTCTCTAAATACTTCACTGTTTGATAAATGATCCATGGATTTCCTAGAGCAGCTCGACCAATCATGATTGCATCGACACCGGTCTCATCTAGGCGTTGCTTTGCAATTTGCGGACTATCAACATCGCCATTTCCAATAACCGGAATTGAGACTGCTTCCTTAACTTGTTTTATAATATTCCAATCAGCTACTCCCTCGTACAGCTGTTTCCTTGTTCTACCATGAATAGCTATTGCCTTTGCCCCCGCTTCTTGAATAGCTTTTGCATTATCCACCGCATATATATGATTCTCATCCCAACCACTACGCATTTTTACTGTCACTGGCTTTTCTACTTCACGGACAACAGCAGATACCATTTCATAAATCTTATCTGGATCAAGCAGCCAACGAGCACCCGCATCACATTTGGTGATTTTTGGAACAGGGCAGCCCATATTGATATCAATAATAGAAGCATTTGTATGTTGATCAACAAAAGAGGCGGCTTTAACTAACGTATCTTTTTCCCCGCCAAAAATTTGTAAGCTCATCGGCATTTCTTCTTCATCAATATAGAGCATATTCATGGTTTTATCGTTTTTATTAACAATCCCCTTATCGCTTACCATCTCTGCAGTAACAAGGCCTGCACCAAATTCCTTTACCGTTAAACGGAAGGCATAATTACTTACACCAGCCATAGGTGCCAGCACAACTCGGTTTGGAACCGTAATATCGCCGATTTGAAACATGATGATACCCCTCCTTTTCTTAATAGCTTTCGCCGTCATTTTTGTCGCATAAAATAAGCTCTTCCTTCGATATATCAAGTGTAGCTATTATCTTGTCTAAAAGATCCTCGGAAACGGACTTAGAACCTCTTTCCATTCTCCCTAAAACAGATAATGGTATTTCCAATTCTTTGGCAAATTCAACTTGTGTATATCCCTTTAATTTACGAAATGCTTTTATTCTTCGACCGATTCTTTTTTGGTCCATATTTCTACATCCTTTAAGTCATTTCCTGATAGTTCTTTTATTGCATCAACAACACATTTATTTTCCATAGTTAAAGGCAACACCGTATTCGGTGCAATCTCATTTAATGGAACCAGCACAAATGCACGCTCATGCATTCGTGGATGTGGAATTGTTAAACGTTCCATCTTTATATTTTCTTGATTATACAATAAAATGTCAAGGTCTATCGTACGTGGACCAAATCGGATAGTTCGCCTTCTGCCTAATTCCTTTTCTATTTGTTGACAGTAGTCTAATAACTCTATAGGCGTACAATCTGTTTCTGCCTGAATAACCATATTTAAGAAGTCAGCTTGATTTGTATATCCTACAGGAGCTGTTTCATAAATAGATGATTGCTTGAGGATAGATATTTTCTTATGCTCCTGAAGGCGTCGTAATGCTTCTTGCAAATGGTTAAATCGTGGCTCAATATTCGTTCCTAAAGCGATATATACTTTATTCATTTTGATTTCTCCCTATATATTTCTACTGCCACGGATTGATAATGACCTGGAATCGGCGGATCTGGTTTAATAAGCTTAATTTTACAAGCTTGTAATAAGCTAAAGGTAGATAAGAGCTTATCAGCAATTTTTTCGGCAACTGCTTCTAATAAATTCTTTGCTTCCCCTTCTACTACTTCTTTAATACATTCATAGGCGTATCCATAATGAATGGAATGATTCATATCATCACTTTTGCCAGCCTTAGTTAGATCCAGATATAGAACCGCATCAACTTGAAAACGTTGCCCTAGCTTGTTCTCTTCAGGAAGTAGCCCATGAAACCCATAAAATTGTAATTGTTGCAAATAAATTTTATCCACTAAATTACCTTCTTTCCACATGCAACATAGCATCCATCATTTTAGCTAGCTGAACATTTGTCTTTACATCATGAACCCGAACAATTTGTGCACCTTTCATAATTCCCATGCAAGTCGTTGCTCCTGTTCCTATATCTCTCTGTTCAGCCGGTACATCCAAAATATGTCCAATGAACCGTTTTCTTGACGTACCTAAAAGTAATGGATATCCTAGCTGCTGAAATTCTTCTAACCGATTCATCACAACTAAATTATCCTCCATCGCTTTGGCAAAGCCAATACCGGGATCAATGAGGATGTTTTCATGTGAAACACCTGCGCTCAATGCAATCTCAATACTTGCTTTTAAATCGGACAGCATATCGGCTATTAAATTTTTATAATTCCTATCTCTCCGGTTATGCATTAAAATAATTGGTGCTTGATAATCCCTTGCAACCTCTACTATTTCCGGCTCACGCTTTGCTCCCCATACATCGTTAATAATGTCTGCTCCTGCCTCCAGAGCAGCTTGAGCTGTTTTAGCTTTATACGTATCGATCGATATTGGAATCGTAACTTTATCCTTAATAGCTTCAATCACGGGAATCACTCTCGCTAGTTCCTCTTCCTGAGAA
The window above is part of the Virgibacillus proomii genome. Proteins encoded here:
- the lysS gene encoding lysine--tRNA ligase; translation: MVSEELNEHMRVRREKLEQLQSQGIDPFGGKFARTHVASELKDLYDRYTKEELEGKEEEVTIAGRIMTKRGKGKAGFAHIQDVSGQIQLYVRKDTVGEAAYEIFKTIDLGDIVGVKGTMFKTKVGELSVKVNDFRLLTKALRPLPEKYHGLKDIEQRYRQRYLDLIMNMESKETFVLRSKIIQAMRRYLDGQGFLEVETPMLHGIPGGATARPFITHHNALDIPLYMRIAIELHLKRLVVGGIEKVYEIGRVFRNEGVSTRHNPEFTMIELYEAYADFQDIMILTEKLISHIAKEVLGTTMITYGDYEIDLAPKWTRKHMVDAVKEKTGVDFWQQMTDEEARALAKEHDVEIKETMTYGHIVNEFFEQLVEEELIQPTFIYGHPVEISPLAKKNKDDERFTDRFELFIVGREHANAFSELNDPIDQKERFEAQVKERAAGNDEAHYMDTDFIEALEYGMPPTGGLGIGVDRLVMLLTNSASIRDVLLFPQMKNK
- the dusB gene encoding tRNA dihydrouridine synthase DusB translates to MFQIGDITVPNRVVLAPMAGVSNYAFRLTVKEFGAGLVTAEMVSDKGIVNKNDKTMNMLYIDEEEMPMSLQIFGGEKDTLVKAASFVDQHTNASIIDINMGCPVPKITKCDAGARWLLDPDKIYEMVSAVVREVEKPVTVKMRSGWDENHIYAVDNAKAIQEAGAKAIAIHGRTRKQLYEGVADWNIIKQVKEAVSIPVIGNGDVDSPQIAKQRLDETGVDAIMIGRAALGNPWIIYQTVKYLETGDLISNPTPKEKIDVCALHMDRLIHMKGEKIAIMEMRKHAAWYLKGLRGNGRVRRKINDVDTRDGLLNILYTYAHELEQDPKAS
- a CDS encoding helix-turn-helix domain-containing protein, encoding MDQKRIGRRIKAFRKLKGYTQVEFAKELEIPLSVLGRMERGSKSVSEDLLDKIIATLDISKEELILCDKNDGESY
- the folK gene encoding 2-amino-4-hydroxy-6-hydroxymethyldihydropteridine diphosphokinase; protein product: MNKVYIALGTNIEPRFNHLQEALRRLQEHKKISILKQSSIYETAPVGYTNQADFLNMVIQAETDCTPIELLDYCQQIEKELGRRRTIRFGPRTIDLDILLYNQENIKMERLTIPHPRMHERAFVLVPLNEIAPNTVLPLTMENKCVVDAIKELSGNDLKDVEIWTKKESVEE
- the folB gene encoding dihydroneopterin aldolase; amino-acid sequence: MDKIYLQQLQFYGFHGLLPEENKLGQRFQVDAVLYLDLTKAGKSDDMNHSIHYGYAYECIKEVVEGEAKNLLEAVAEKIADKLLSTFSLLQACKIKLIKPDPPIPGHYQSVAVEIYREKSK
- the folP gene encoding dihydropteroate synthase; protein product: MRLTTKKKTYDLTDHTYIMGILNVTPDSFSDGGHYNTVEKAVEQAMKLEKDGADIIDIGGESTRPNHQPVSQEEELARVIPVIEAIKDKVTIPISIDTYKAKTAQAALEAGADIINDVWGAKREPEIVEVARDYQAPIILMHNRRDRNYKNLIADMLSDLKASIEIALSAGVSHENILIDPGIGFAKAMEDNLVVMNRLEEFQQLGYPLLLGTSRKRFIGHILDVPAEQRDIGTGATTCMGIMKGAQIVRVHDVKTNVQLAKMMDAMLHVERR